The DNA segment TGTTCGAGCCTGGGGTCATTGCGGTCATGTCCGGAGGAACGAGCGGCGGGGCTTTACGGTTCCTTGAATCTTTTCCCGGCCCCGTGCGCCCCGCCCGCTGCTCCCTCCGGCGCCCGGTCACTTCCCCGGCAGCACCACGATCTTCCGGCCGATGCCCGCCTTGAAGCGGTCGAGCGCCGCCGGATAACTCTCCAGCGGCAGCCGGTCGCTGATGAAGACCGCCGGGTCCAGCACCCCGGCGGCGAACAGCTCGGCGGCCCGCTCATAACTGTGCAGTACCGCCATCGAACCGGTGATCGTGATCTCCTGGTTGTAGATCCGGTACGGGTCGATCGTCGCCCGTGTCGCGTAGTCGGCGACGCCGAACTGCAGATAGGTCCCGGCCTTCGCCACCCGTCCCAGACCGTCCTGGATCGCGGCCGCGTTGCCGGTCGCGTCGATGACGACGTCCCAGCCCTGCCCCGCCCGGTCCAGCTCGTCCGCGCCGCCCGCCGCCGCCGAACAGCCCAGACCGCGGGCGGTGGTCAGCCGTTCCGCGTTGATGTCGACCATGTCCACGCTGGCGGCGCCGGTCCGCTTGGCCAGCTCCAGCATCATCAGCCCCATCGTCCCCGAGCCGTAGATGAGCACGTGCGAGCCGAGCCTGCTGTTCAGTACGTCGTAGCCGCGTACCGCGCAGGAGAGCGGTTCGATCAGGGCCGCGTCCTCGGTCCGGACGTGCTCGGGCAGTTTCACGCAGTTGGCGGCGGGTGCCACGGCGTACTCGGCGGCGCCGCCCGCCGTGGTCACCCCGATCGCCGCCCACCTCTCGCACATGTTGTTGTGGCCGAGACGGCAGTAGCGGCACTCGAAGCAGTACAGGGACGGGTCGACGGCCACCCGGTCACCCGTGGCCAGTGAGGTGACCTCGGAGCCCAGCGCCACGACCGTGCCCGCGAACTCATGGCCGGGCACCACCGGCAGGGTGGGCGCGAACTCGCCCTGGAGGATGTGCAGATCCGTGCCGCACAGCCCGCAGGCGGCCACCTCGACGATCACGTCGCGCGGACCGGGGGTGGGGTCGGGCACCTCCCCGTACCCGACCTTGCCGACGGCTTCGATGATGGCGGCCTTCATTTCACGGCTCCCAGCGAGAGGCCCTGGACCAGCTTGTCCTGGGCGGCGAACCCCGCGGCGAGCACCGGCAGGGAGATGACGAGCGACGCGGCGCACACCTTCGCCAGGAACAGGCCCTGGCTGGTGATGAACGTCGTCAGGAAGACGGGCGCGGTCTCGGCGACGACGCCTGTGAGCACCCGGGCGAAGAGCAGTTCGTTCCAGCTGAAGATGAAGCAGATCAGCGCGGTCGCGGCGATTCCGGGCGCGGAGATCGGGGCCACGATCCGGGTGAGGATCACCGGCAGCCGGGCTCCGTCGACCCGCGCCGCCTCGATGACCGCGACCGGCACCTCGGCCAGGAAGGACTGCATCATCCACACCGCGATCGGCAGGTTCATCGAGGTGTAGAGGATGACCAGCATCCAGATGTTGTCGAGCATCCCGGTGTTCTTCGCGAACAGGTAGATCGGCAGAAGACCGGCCACCACCGGCAGCATCTTCGTGGAGAGGAAGAAGAAGAGAACGTCCGTCCACTTCTTCACCGGCCGGATGGAGAGCGCGTACGCGGCGGGCAGCGCGAGCACCAGCACACAGAGCGTCGAGACGACCGAGGCCACGGCCGAGTTGGCCAGCGCGGGCCAGGGGCTCTGGCCGCCGCCCGCGCCGAAGAACTCCCGGTAGCCGTCGAGGGTGAGCGAGGCGGCGAGCGACGGCGGGTTGGTGGCCGCGTCGGCCTCCGCGTGGAAGGAGGTCAGCGCCATCCAGGCGATCGGCAGGAAGAAGAGGATCCCGGCCAGCCAGGCCAGCAGGCCCAGCAGCGTGCCCCCGGTACGGGCGGCGCCCCGGGGCGCCGTCGTGTCTGCGGACTTCATGCGCGTGATGCCTCCTCGCTGAAGAGGGACGAGACCACGCGGAGCGCGAAGGTCGCGATGATGATCGTGCCGATGACGACCAGGACCCCGGCGGCGGACGCGAGACCGTTCTCGTGCGCCTGGTAGAAGGCCTGGTAGACGGTGTACGGAAGGTTCGCCGTGCCCAGGCCGCCCGAGGTGATGGTGAAGACGGCGTCGAAGTTCTGCACGATGTAGATCGAGCCGAGCAGCGCGCCCAGTTCCAGATAGCGCCGCAGATGGGGCAGCGTCAGATGACGGAAGATCTGCCAGGCGCCCGCGCCGTCGATCCGTGCCGCCTCGATGAGCTCCGGTGAGCGGCTCTGCAGCCCGGCCAGCAGGATCAGCATCATGAACGGCGTCCACTGCCAGATCAGCGACGCCTCCACCGCCAGCAGCGGGGTGTTCGACACCCAGTCGGGCTGCGGTGCGCTGCCGCCCCCCACCCAGTGCAGCAGACCGTTGAAGAGCCCGTACTCCGGGTTGTAGAGCACATGCTTCCAGAGCAGCGCGGCCGCCACCGGGACCAGCAGGAACGGCGCGATCAGCAGCGTACGGACGAACCCCCGGCCTGTGAAGCGGCGGTCGAGCAGCAGCGCCAGGACGAGTCCGAGCACCAGGCTGACGAGGACCACCGCGACCGTCAGCAGCACCGTGGTGAGGACCGACTTGCGCAGGTCCGGGTCGGTGAGCACATCGGAGTAGTTGGCGAATCCGGTGAAGCGCCGCGCCTTCGGATAGAGCGCGTTCCAGTTGAAGAAGGAGATCACCACGGTTGCCACGAAGGGCAGTTGGGTGACCACGATCATGAAGATCAGGGCGGGCAGCAGTGGGGCCCGGGTGGCCCAGGCGCGCAGCCGGTTGCCCGGCGGGGCCGTGGGGCCGGGAGGGGACACCGCGCGGGGCGCGGACGGAGCGGTGGTCGCTGTCATCGTCCCTCGTACTCCTTCGCGATCTTCGCGGCGAGCCGCTGGGAGGCGGCGATGGCCGAATCGACGGACTTGCGCCCGGCGATGGCCGCGCTGATCTCCTGGGAGACCTTGGTGCCGAGGTCCGTGAACTCGGGGATGCCGACGAACTGGATACCGGGCGCGGGGCGCGGCTGCACCCCCGGGTTGCCGGGCCGGGCGCTTCTGATGGCGTTGAGCGTGACGTCCCCGAAGGCGGCGGACGCCTTGCGGTAGGACGGGTCGGTGTAGGTGGACGCGCGCTTGCCGGCCGGGGCGTCGGACCAGCCGGTCTCCTTGCCGACGAGCTGTTCGTACTGCTTGCCCGACGCCCAGGAGATGAACTTCCAGGCCTTGTCGGGGTTGCGGGAGGTCTTCTGGATGCCCCAGGCCCAGGTGTAGAGCCACCCGGAGTTGTCCGTCTTCTCCACCGGCGCGGGTGCGTAGCCGATCTTGCCCTTGACCGGGGACTTGGCCGACTCCAGCGATCCGGCGGCCGAGGTGGCGTCGTACCACATGGCGGTCTTGGACTGGGTGAGGTCGTTGAGGCACTCGGCGAACCCGGACTGGGCTGCCCCCGACTCCCCGTGCTCGCGGACCAGTTGTACGTAGAAGTTCACCGCCTCCTTGAAGGCGGGGGAGTCGAGCCGGGCCTTCCAGTCCTTGTCGAACCAGGTCCCGCCGAAGGTGTTCACCACGGTCGTCAGCGGGGCGATCAGCTCCCCCCAGCCGGGCAGACCACGCAGGCAGATGCCCTTCATCCCCGGTTTCGCGCCGTCCGCCTTGGCGGCGAGCGCGGCGACCTGCTGCCAGGTGGGGTGGGCCGGCATGGTCAGATGCTTCTGCGCGAAGACGTCCTTGCGGTACATCAGCATGGACGACTCGCCGTAGAAGGGCTCACCGTAGAGCTTCTTGTCGTCCCCGGTGAGGGACTGCCGCAGCGCGGGCAGGATGTCCTTCTGGTCGAAGCCGGTGTCCTTGGCCGTGTACGGGCCGAGGTCGTGCAGCCAGCCGTTCCTGGCGTAGATCGGGATCTCGTAGTTGCTCAGCGTCGCGACGTCGTACTGGCCCGCCTGGTTGGCGAAGTCCTGGCTGATCTTGTCGCGAACGTCGTTCTCGGGCAGCACGGTGAAGTTCACCTTGATGCCGGTCTCGCGGGTGAAGTGGGCCGCGGTGAGCTTCTGCAACTCCGTCATCTGCGGGTTGTTGACCATCAGCACATTGATCGAGTCCCCGCCGGACCCGCTTCCTCCGGCGCCGGTCCAGCAGCCGGACAGGCTGATGAGCAGCGCCCCCGATGCGGCCTGCGCGAGCAGTGCGCGCGGCCTCCGTCGGATCGGGCTTCGCATGGATCGCTCCTCGGGTGGTTGGGGCTCGGACCGGCCGGTGGAGAGGGGAGGGCTCGGACCGGCCGGTGGGGGGGGGAGAGAGAGGGCTCAGACCCGGATGACCTGCGGTCCCAGCAGGGAGTAGCGGTGGGCCTCGGGTGCGGGCAGCAGCGTGCTGGTGACGATGGCTTCGAAGTCGGTGACGTCGGCGAACCGGCAGAAGCTCGACGCGCCGAACTTCGTGTGGTTCCCGGCGAACACCCGGCGCCTGGCGGCCCGGACGGCCTGCGCCTTGACCTCGCCGACCGCCGGATCGGGGGTGGTCAGACCGTGTTCCCGGGAGATCCCGTTCGCACCGATGAAGGCCAGGTCGATGACGAACCCGGACAGCATCCGCGTCGTCCAGTGGTCGACGGTGGCCAGGGTGCCCGAGCGCAGCCGGCCGCCCAGCAGCAGGACGGTCGTCCGCTCGGCGAGCGCCAGCGCCCCCGCCGTCACCAGGGAAGCGGTGACCACGGTCAGCGGACGGTCGTGCGGCAGGCACTCGGCGATCAGCTGCGGGGTGAACCCCTCATCGATGAAGACCGTCTCGGCGTCGCCGAGCAGCTGCGCCGCGGCCTCGGCGATCCGCCGCTTCTCCGGTACGTGCATCGTCGTCCGGAAGTCCAGCGTCGTCTCGAAGCCCGCGCTCTCCACCGGATAGGCGCCGCCGTGCGTACGCCGGACCAGCCCGTGGTCCTCCAGTGCGCGCAGATCGCGGCGCACCGTCTCCTTGGCCACGCCGAGCTGTGCGGACAGTTCGGTGACATCGACCGAGCCCGCCTTCCGGGCGGACCGGACGATCTCCCGCCGGCGCTGCTCCGCGCTCACTGACACTGGCTCTCCTCGGCTCTTCGCTTGCTGTGAGGAGAGTTGTACAGCCGTCCGGATCATGTGAACAGGGCAGGAACGGGCCTGATCCTGCCCGTTCCTGCCCGTATCCGGCAAGGGTGATACCCGGCCCCACCTGGGGTGGTGTGCCCGTCCGGGCACGGCGAAGGCCCGTCCGGTGTGCCGGACGGGCCCGTTCACTGCCCGGATGCGGGCGCCCGCGGTGCGGCGGGCCGGCGCGGGCCGGTCAGCGGGGCCAGATCGGCGGGTCGGTGAGGAACGGCCCGCCGAGGTGGGAGTGGGCCGGGTTCGCCGGGTCGAGCTCGCCCTGTTCGGCGATGAGCTGCGCCGCGTACGGCTCGGAGTCGTCCTGCGGCTCGTACCCCAGCGCCCGCGCCGACGCGAGGTCCCACCAGATGCGGGTGTTGGCCGACGATCCGTAAACGACCGAGTGTCCGACGCCGTCGGCGGTCAGGGCCGCGTGGAAGAGCCGGGCGCCGTCCCGCGGGCTCATCCAGACCGAGAGCATCCGTACCGAGGACGGCTCGGGGAAGCAGGAGCCGATCCGTACGGACACCGTCTCCTGGCCGAACTTGTCCCAGTACAGCTGGGCCAGGTCCTCGCCGAAGCACTTGGAGAGCCCGTAGTACGTGTCCGGCCTGCGCGGGGTGTCGACGGGGATCAACGTGCCCGGGGCGGCGGGGACTTCGCTCCCCGGGCTCGGGGTGTAGCCCACCGCGTGGTTGGAGGAGGCGAAGACGATGCGTCCGGTCCCCGCCGCGCGGGCCGCCTCGTAGAGGTTGTACGTGCCTTCGATGTTGGCCCGGAGGATCTTGTCGAAGGACGACTCCAGGGAGATGCCGGCGAGATGGATGACGGCGTCGACACCCCGCACCGCCTCGTGCAGCGCCTCCTTGTCGGCCAGGTCCGCGGTGATCGCCGAGGGCTCGCCCTCGACCGGTACGGCGTCGAAGAGGCGCAGCTCGTAGCCGTACGCGGGCAGCAGGCCCCGCATCAGGGTGCCGAGGCCTCCGGCGGCTCCGGTGAGCAGGACGGTGCGGGGAGCGGACATGAGCGGGTCTCTCCTCGGTGAATCGGAACCGGCCGACCGCGATAACGGACCCGCGGCGGCGGAACTGCGACGACGGACCGGCAACGGACGGACCGGCGGCGGACCTGCCACGACGGATCTGTCCATGGATGACATTCACATGCATGGACAAGTTAAGGAGCCTCGCCGGGCTCCGTCAAGTGTCGCGCGGAGCTGCGGATTCTGCTTCTGTGGTGGCGTTTCTCGTCTTGACCACCCCTGCCTCGCTGCCTTAGCGTGGCGAAGTTCAGAAATATAGACACTGATCAGAACTGTGCACGACTGGATGCCCCAGGGAGCGCCCGTGTCCTCAGCCCCGCTCGCCGGCCGACTCGATGGTCTGCTGTTCTTCCCCGTGACTGCGTACGGGCCGGACGGCGCCGTCGACCTCGATGCCTTCCGCGCGCATGTGCGCAGCGGCATCGACTCCGGTGCGGCCGCGGTCTTCGCCTGCTGCGGCACGGGTGAGTTCCACGCGCTCTCGCCGGAGGAGTTCGGCGCGGTCGTCGCCGCCGCGGTCGAGGTGAGCGAGGGCCGGGTGCCCGTCGTGGCCGGGACCGGATACGGCACGGCGCTCGCCGTCCAGTTCGCGAGGACCGCACAGCAGGCGGGCGCCGACGGGCTGCTCGCCATGCCGCCGTACCTCGTCACCGCGGGTCAGGACGGGCTGGTCCGCCACTACACGGCGCTCGCGGCGGCCACGACGCTCGACATCATCGTCTACCAGCGCGACAACGCGGTGTTCACTCCCGAGACGGTCGTGGCACTCGCACAGGTCGACGGAATCATCGGGCTCAAGGACGGGCACGGCGACCTCGACCTGATGCAGCGCATCATCAGCGCGGTCCGCACCGAGCTGCCCGGCCGGGACTTCCTCTACTTCAACGGGCTGCCCACCGCCGAACTCACCGCGCTCTCCTACCGCGCCGTCGGTGTCACGCTCTACTCGTCAGCCGTCTTCTGCTTCGCCCCGGACATCGCGCTCGCCTTCCACCGCGCACTGCGCTCCGGCGACGACGCGACGGCGAACCGGCTGCTCGACGCCTTCTACCGCCCGCTCGTCGAACTGCGCAACCAGCGCCGCGGATACGCGGTGTCGCTGATCAAGGCAGGGGTCCGGCTCGGCGGCCTTGACGTCGGCGAGGTCCGTCCCCCGCTCGGTGAGCCTTCCGCCGAGCACACCGGACAGCTCGCCGCCATCATCGAGCGGGGCCGCGCGGCCCTGGCCGTCCCCGCGGGACAGGGGGGCCGGGCGTGAAGGCCTCGGCCTTCCTCTACCCCTGGGACATCGTCGGCGACCCGGAAGCACCGGCCCGTATCGCCGGCCTCGGTGTCCAGCAGGTCACCCTTGCCTCCGCCTACCACTCGACCCGCGCCCTGACGCCGCGTCACCCCCGGCACCGGATCGTCACCGCCGGACACGCGTCCGTGCTCTACCCGCCGTCCCCGGAGCGGTGGGCCGGGCGGGAGCTGCGCCCGTACGCTGCCGGGTCCTGGGCCCCCACCCCCGATCCGTACGGCGAGGCCGCCGCCGCGCTGGCCGCCGCCGGCCTCGACGTCCACACCTGGGTGGTCCTGGCGCACAACTCCCGTCTGGGCACCGAGCACCCCGGCACTTCGGTGGTCAACGCCTACGGCGACCGCTACCCCTGGGCGCCCTGCATCGCCCAGCCCGCCACCCGTGCCTACCTCACCGATCTGGCGGTGGAGGCCGCGGTGCGACCCGGAGCGCGCGGCACCGAGCTGGAGTCGCTCGGCTGGTACGGCCTCGCCCATCTGCACGCCCACGACAAGATCGCCGGAGTGGGGCTCGGCGACGCGGGCCAGTACCTGATGTCGCTCTGCTTCTGTCCGGCCTGCGCGGAAGGGTACGGCGGACTCGGCCTGGACGCCGATGAGCTGAGCGCGGCCGTGCGCCGGGCACTGGAGCCGGGGTGGTCCACCGGGTCGTCCGGAGCGGACAGCTCCGCGATCGAGAAGCAGCTCGGGACCGATGTCGCCGCCGCCGTGCTGCAGTGGCGCACCCGGACAGCCCGGACACTTCAGGAACGCGCCGTCGCCGCGGTGCGGGCCGCGGCGCCCCCCGGCTTCCAGGTGCTGCTGCACGCCGACCCGGCCGTCCACCACTGCGGTGCGAACGCGGGCGTCGACCCCGAGCACATCCTCGGCGTCGCCGACGGTGTGGTCGTCCCCTGCACCGGCGGCCCCACCCTGCTGGCCCCCTTCGCCGTGCACCGCACGGCCCGCACGGTGCTCGCGGCCAACCTCACCGTCGTCTCCGGCATGGGCGGCAGCCCGGCCAGCCTGGCGGAGGGCGCGGCCCGCGCCGCGGGATTCGGAGCGACCGAACTGCGGCTGTACCACGCCGGGCTGGCGTCCGACCCCGATCTCGCGCTCGTACGGGCGGCGCTGTCCTGACCCCGGAGCCCGTTCACCCCTGCCCGCCTCACCCCTCTTGTCTCACCCCTGCTCGTCCCGCACCCGGTACACATGGGGGGTCGTGGTGGTGAGTGCGGAGAAGCCCAGCCGCTGGAGGATCGGGCGGCTGTCGTCGGACGCGTCGACCTGGAGGAGACGGACGCCGCGTGCGGCAGCGATCCCCGTGCGGTGGGCGACCAGGGCCCGGTAGATGCCCCGGCCGCGCCAGGCCGGAGCCGTCCCGCCGCCCCAGAGACTGGCGAACCCGGTGCCCGGATGGAACTCCATCCGCGCCGCGCAGACCGGTTCGTCACCGGCCATCGCCACCATCGCGACCATCGAATCCGGGTCATCGGCCAGCCGGGTCAGCACCTGGTGGTGGATCCGAGACCCGTCCTCACCGAACGCCGCCTCGTGCGCGCGGGTCATGAGAGCCACCCCGGCGGCATCGGTCACGGGCCGGAGCTCCACTCCCTCGGGCAGTCGCACCCCGGTCGGCAGCTGCCGCACCTCGGCGACCATCAGGGTCTCCGGCGGCCCGGGCGTGAATCCGGCCGCCACGAGCCGTTCCGCCAGGTCGGCCGGGCGGTCGTGGGCGTACAGCTTCCACTCGAACTCACGGTGCAGTGCGGTGAAATGCCGTACCTCCCCGGCGATGGCCGCATCCGCGCCGGCCGCGTCGAGGCCCGACCAGACGACGCCGTTCCAGCTGTCCGCGTCCGGGCCGGTCTGCCGCACGACGTCACCGACGCGCTCGACCA comes from the Streptomyces sp. NBC_01471 genome and includes:
- a CDS encoding NAD-dependent epimerase/dehydratase family protein, whose translation is MSAPRTVLLTGAAGGLGTLMRGLLPAYGYELRLFDAVPVEGEPSAITADLADKEALHEAVRGVDAVIHLAGISLESSFDKILRANIEGTYNLYEAARAAGTGRIVFASSNHAVGYTPSPGSEVPAAPGTLIPVDTPRRPDTYYGLSKCFGEDLAQLYWDKFGQETVSVRIGSCFPEPSSVRMLSVWMSPRDGARLFHAALTADGVGHSVVYGSSANTRIWWDLASARALGYEPQDDSEPYAAQLIAEQGELDPANPAHSHLGGPFLTDPPIWPR
- a CDS encoding 5-dehydro-4-deoxyglucarate dehydratase, with translation MSSAPLAGRLDGLLFFPVTAYGPDGAVDLDAFRAHVRSGIDSGAAAVFACCGTGEFHALSPEEFGAVVAAAVEVSEGRVPVVAGTGYGTALAVQFARTAQQAGADGLLAMPPYLVTAGQDGLVRHYTALAAATTLDIIVYQRDNAVFTPETVVALAQVDGIIGLKDGHGDLDLMQRIISAVRTELPGRDFLYFNGLPTAELTALSYRAVGVTLYSSAVFCFAPDIALAFHRALRSGDDATANRLLDAFYRPLVELRNQRRGYAVSLIKAGVRLGGLDVGEVRPPLGEPSAEHTGQLAAIIERGRAALAVPAGQGGRA
- a CDS encoding zinc-dependent alcohol dehydrogenase family protein — translated: MKAAIIEAVGKVGYGEVPDPTPGPRDVIVEVAACGLCGTDLHILQGEFAPTLPVVPGHEFAGTVVALGSEVTSLATGDRVAVDPSLYCFECRYCRLGHNNMCERWAAIGVTTAGGAAEYAVAPAANCVKLPEHVRTEDAALIEPLSCAVRGYDVLNSRLGSHVLIYGSGTMGLMMLELAKRTGAASVDMVDINAERLTTARGLGCSAAAGGADELDRAGQGWDVVIDATGNAAAIQDGLGRVAKAGTYLQFGVADYATRATIDPYRIYNQEITITGSMAVLHSYERAAELFAAGVLDPAVFISDRLPLESYPAALDRFKAGIGRKIVVLPGK
- a CDS encoding DeoR/GlpR family DNA-binding transcription regulator, which encodes MSAEQRRREIVRSARKAGSVDVTELSAQLGVAKETVRRDLRALEDHGLVRRTHGGAYPVESAGFETTLDFRTTMHVPEKRRIAEAAAQLLGDAETVFIDEGFTPQLIAECLPHDRPLTVVTASLVTAGALALAERTTVLLLGGRLRSGTLATVDHWTTRMLSGFVIDLAFIGANGISREHGLTTPDPAVGEVKAQAVRAARRRVFAGNHTKFGASSFCRFADVTDFEAIVTSTLLPAPEAHRYSLLGPQVIRV
- a CDS encoding GNAT family N-acetyltransferase, which codes for MDLEAVRVAFDLRMRRDAPPEGPGSVVERVGDVVRQTGPDADSWNGVVWSGLDAAGADAAIAGEVRHFTALHREFEWKLYAHDRPADLAERLVAAGFTPGPPETLMVAEVRQLPTGVRLPEGVELRPVTDAAGVALMTRAHEAAFGEDGSRIHHQVLTRLADDPDSMVAMVAMAGDEPVCAARMEFHPGTGFASLWGGGTAPAWRGRGIYRALVAHRTGIAAARGVRLLQVDASDDSRPILQRLGFSALTTTTPHVYRVRDEQG
- a CDS encoding sugar ABC transporter permease, which codes for MTATTAPSAPRAVSPPGPTAPPGNRLRAWATRAPLLPALIFMIVVTQLPFVATVVISFFNWNALYPKARRFTGFANYSDVLTDPDLRKSVLTTVLLTVAVVLVSLVLGLVLALLLDRRFTGRGFVRTLLIAPFLLVPVAAALLWKHVLYNPEYGLFNGLLHWVGGGSAPQPDWVSNTPLLAVEASLIWQWTPFMMLILLAGLQSRSPELIEAARIDGAGAWQIFRHLTLPHLRRYLELGALLGSIYIVQNFDAVFTITSGGLGTANLPYTVYQAFYQAHENGLASAAGVLVVIGTIIIATFALRVVSSLFSEEASRA
- a CDS encoding sugar ABC transporter substrate-binding protein, with the translated sequence MRSPIRRRPRALLAQAASGALLISLSGCWTGAGGSGSGGDSINVLMVNNPQMTELQKLTAAHFTRETGIKVNFTVLPENDVRDKISQDFANQAGQYDVATLSNYEIPIYARNGWLHDLGPYTAKDTGFDQKDILPALRQSLTGDDKKLYGEPFYGESSMLMYRKDVFAQKHLTMPAHPTWQQVAALAAKADGAKPGMKGICLRGLPGWGELIAPLTTVVNTFGGTWFDKDWKARLDSPAFKEAVNFYVQLVREHGESGAAQSGFAECLNDLTQSKTAMWYDATSAAGSLESAKSPVKGKIGYAPAPVEKTDNSGWLYTWAWGIQKTSRNPDKAWKFISWASGKQYEQLVGKETGWSDAPAGKRASTYTDPSYRKASAAFGDVTLNAIRSARPGNPGVQPRPAPGIQFVGIPEFTDLGTKVSQEISAAIAGRKSVDSAIAASQRLAAKIAKEYEGR
- a CDS encoding carbohydrate ABC transporter permease produces the protein MKSADTTAPRGAARTGGTLLGLLAWLAGILFFLPIAWMALTSFHAEADAATNPPSLAASLTLDGYREFFGAGGGQSPWPALANSAVASVVSTLCVLVLALPAAYALSIRPVKKWTDVLFFFLSTKMLPVVAGLLPIYLFAKNTGMLDNIWMLVILYTSMNLPIAVWMMQSFLAEVPVAVIEAARVDGARLPVILTRIVAPISAPGIAATALICFIFSWNELLFARVLTGVVAETAPVFLTTFITSQGLFLAKVCAASLVISLPVLAAGFAAQDKLVQGLSLGAVK